The genomic segment AAACCAACGCCGTAGTATCATTAGCCGTGGCAGGCTTCACGGTATCATGGGCATCAATACTAATAATTTGGAGTGGGGTAAACCCCATTGCTGTATCCTTCTGGAGGACTACACTGGCTTCATTAGCCTTAACACCACTCATGATTAGGGACTTGAGGAGAAATGGCCTAAACATACCCCTTAGGCTAATTGCATTAAGTGGTCTTGCCTTAGCCATACACTTCATGACCTGGATAACATCACTATACTACACCACAGTAGCCATGAGCGTTACCATAGTCTCCACCTACTCAGTATTCACAATACCCATTACCATAGCCCTTGGGAGGAGGGTTAACGCATTAACAGTGATTGGGGCCTCCCTAGCCTTAACTGGTGTAGCAGCCATGATGTACTCATCCTACGGCTTAAACACAGGTAGCCTAATGGGTGATTTATTAGCCTTAGCTGGATCCATCTCTGGAGCATTCTACTTCACCATTGGTGAATTAGCCAGGGTTAAGGCATCAACCCCAGTTTACTCAACACTAGTCTACGCATCAGCAGCATTATTCACAGTACCCGCTGCGTTACTAATGGGGGTTAACTTAACCCTACCCAGCTTTAAGTCACTGGTTATGATTTCCTTAATAGTGGCTGGACCCATGTTGATGGGTCACACATTACTGAACTACTCCCTGAAATACCTCCCAGCCACCGCTGTGTCGACGGTAACCCTGGTTGAGCCAGTGGGTTCAACGGTGTTAGCTTACCTACTCCTACACCAGTCAGTGGGTTTAATTGAAGCGTTATCAATGACTGTGACTTTAATTGGGGTTTACTTATCGATAAGGGGTGGATTATGATTAGGCTCTTTAATGCTTGATTGAATGGGTTACATCCTTCTATGACCTGGATTGACCAACAGGTACCCTGAACTCCTCCCAACTAACCGGTAAATCCTCATTAGGCTTCAACTCACCCCTCTCCCTAAGTACCTGCCTAGCCAGTAACCAGAAGACTAGGGCTAGGCTATTCCTACCCTTATTATTGCAGGGTATCATTAAGTCAATGAACGTTGGGTCACTATCAGTGTCCACTAGGGCTATTACGGGTATTCCGGTTAATGACGCCTCGTTAATCGCCTGGAAGTCCGTCTTTGGGTCAGCGACCATGAGTAGGTCAATGTCAATGTGGTGGGTTAAGTAGGGGTTTGTTAATGTACCTGGGATTAACCTACCTGTGACTGGTAGGCAACCCACGAATTTACAGAACATTTGAATGGGCTTGAAGGCGTATGGCTTAGTGGAGTGAACCATGACCCTGGATGGTGGATACCTCGTAATCATCCTTGCAGCAATCCTAATCCTCTCATCAATCCTCTTCAAGTTAAATATCCTCAACCCATCAGGCCTAACACTGAAGATGAAGCCCCTCTCCTGCAGGTAATTATTAGAGACCCTGGCCCCAAGCCTAACCGCAGCAGCCATATACCTCTCCACAGGCACTAAATACTCCTCCCCCTGCTCAGGTTGCTTAGTTTCATTACTCATTAAGAACCCAAGTACCGGCTTTATTTAAATTTTAGCGTAATGAGGCATTAATTCAAAATCCAGAATCAATATTGAGTAGAGGGATGGAAAAGAAAAAAGAATTTAATAAAAGATTTTAAGATTCACCATTTAAATTTTAAGGCC from the Caldivirga maquilingensis IC-167 genome contains:
- the rpsB gene encoding 30S ribosomal protein S2, producing MSNETKQPEQGEEYLVPVERYMAAAVRLGARVSNNYLQERGFIFSVRPDGLRIFNLKRIDERIRIAARMITRYPPSRVMVHSTKPYAFKPIQMFCKFVGCLPVTGRLIPGTLTNPYLTHHIDIDLLMVADPKTDFQAINEASLTGIPVIALVDTDSDPTFIDLMIPCNNKGRNSLALVFWLLARQVLRERGELKPNEDLPVSWEEFRVPVGQSRS
- a CDS encoding DMT family transporter, whose amino-acid sequence is MGKTNAVVSLAVAGFTVSWASILIIWSGVNPIAVSFWRTTLASLALTPLMIRDLRRNGLNIPLRLIALSGLALAIHFMTWITSLYYTTVAMSVTIVSTYSVFTIPITIALGRRVNALTVIGASLALTGVAAMMYSSYGLNTGSLMGDLLALAGSISGAFYFTIGELARVKASTPVYSTLVYASAALFTVPAALLMGVNLTLPSFKSLVMISLIVAGPMLMGHTLLNYSLKYLPATAVSTVTLVEPVGSTVLAYLLLHQSVGLIEALSMTVTLIGVYLSIRGGL